One genomic window of Vulpes vulpes isolate BD-2025 chromosome 11, VulVul3, whole genome shotgun sequence includes the following:
- the APMAP gene encoding adipocyte plasma membrane-associated protein isoform X1, whose product MSEVDGLRQRRPLRPQIVTDDGQAPAAKDGSSFSGRVFRVTFLMLAVSLTVPLLGAMLLLDSPIDPQPLSFKEPPLLLGVLQPNTKLQQAERLFEDQLIGPESIANIGDVMFTGTADGRIVKLENGEVETIARFGSGPCKTRDDEPACGRLLGIRAGPNGTLFVADAYKGLFEVNPWKREVKLLISSEIPIEGRKMSFVNDLTITQDGKKIYFTDSSSKWQRRDYLLLVMEGTDDGRLLEYDMETKEVKVLLDQLRFPNGVQLSPEEDFVLVAETTMARIRRFYVSGLMKGGADLFVENLPGFPDNIRPSSSGGYWVGMATIRSNPGFSMLDFLSERPYIKRMIFKLFSQETVMKFVPRYSLVLELSNSGAFRRSLHDPTGQVASYVSEVHEYNGHLYLGSFRAPFLCRLSLQSV is encoded by the exons CTCCTTTAGTGGCCGTGTGTTCCGAGTGACCTTTTTGATGCTGGCTGTCTCTCTCACTGTTCCCCTGCTCGGAGCCATGCTGCTGCTGGATTCTCCCATAGACCCACAGCCTCTCAG CTTCAAAGAACCCCCTCTCTTGCTTGGTGTTCTCCAACCAAATACGAAGTTACAACAGGCGGAAAGGCTATTTGAAGATCAACTTATTGGACCAGAGTCCATAGCAAATATTGGGG atgtgATGTTTACTGGTACGGCAGATGGCCGGATTGTAAAACTTGAAAATGGTGAAGTAGAGACCATCGCCCGGTTTGGTTCAGGCCCTTGCA AAACCCGAGATGATGAGCCTGCTTGTGGGAGGCTCCTGGGTATCCGGGCGGGACCCAATGGAACCCTATTTGTGGCTGATGCATATAAGGGACTATTTGAAGTAAATCCTTGGAAAC GTGAAGTGAAACTGCTCATCTCCTCTGAGATACCCATTGAGGGGAGGAAAATGTCCTTTGTGAATGATCTTACAATCACTCAGGATGGGAAGaagatttattttacagattcTAGCAGCAAATGGCAGAGACGAGATTATCTGCTTCTGGTTATGGAGGGAACGGATGATGGGCG TCTGCTAGAGTATGACATGGAGACCAAGGAAGTGAAGGTTTTACTGGACCAGTTGCGGTTCCCTAACGGAGTGCAGCTTTCTCCTGAGGAGGACTTTGTCCTGGTGGCTGAGACGACAATGGCGAGGATAAGAAG ATTCTACGTGTCAGGCCTGATGAAGGGAGGGGCTGATCTGTTCGTGGAGAACCTGCCTGGATTTCCAGACAACATCAGACCCAGCAGCTCTGGAGGGTACTGGGTCGGCATGGCAACCATTCGCTCCAACCCTGGGTTTTCTATGTTGGATTTCTTATCTGAGAGACCCTatattaaaagaatgatttttaag CTGTTTAGTCAGGAGACTGTGATGAAGTTTGTACCACGGTACAGCCTCGTACTAGAACTCAGCAACAGCGGGGCCTTCCGGAGAAGCTTGCACGATCCCACTGGGCAGGTGGCCTCCTACGTCAGCGAAGTGCACGAGTACAACGGGCACCTATACCTGGGCTCCTTCAGGGCCCCCTTCCTCTGCAGACTCAGCCTCCAGTCTGTCTAG
- the APMAP gene encoding adipocyte plasma membrane-associated protein isoform X2, which translates to MSEVDGLRQRRPLRPQIVTDDGQAPAAKDGSSFSGRVFRVTFLMLAVSLTVPLLGAMLLLDSPIDPQPLSFKEPPLLLGVLQPNTKLQQAERLFEDQLIGPESIANIGDVMFTGTADGRIVKLENGEVETIARFGSGPCKTRDDEPACGRLLGIRAGPNGTLFVADAYKGLFEVNPWKREVKLLISSEIPIEGRKMSFVNDLTITQDGKKIYFTDSSSKWQRRDYLLLVMEGTDDGRLLEYDMETKEVKVLLDQLRFPNGVQLSPEEDFVLVAETTMARIRRFYVSGLMKGGADLFVENLPGFPDNIRPSSSGGYWVGMATIRSNPGFSMLDFLSERPYIKRMIFKGLGKYLL; encoded by the exons CTCCTTTAGTGGCCGTGTGTTCCGAGTGACCTTTTTGATGCTGGCTGTCTCTCTCACTGTTCCCCTGCTCGGAGCCATGCTGCTGCTGGATTCTCCCATAGACCCACAGCCTCTCAG CTTCAAAGAACCCCCTCTCTTGCTTGGTGTTCTCCAACCAAATACGAAGTTACAACAGGCGGAAAGGCTATTTGAAGATCAACTTATTGGACCAGAGTCCATAGCAAATATTGGGG atgtgATGTTTACTGGTACGGCAGATGGCCGGATTGTAAAACTTGAAAATGGTGAAGTAGAGACCATCGCCCGGTTTGGTTCAGGCCCTTGCA AAACCCGAGATGATGAGCCTGCTTGTGGGAGGCTCCTGGGTATCCGGGCGGGACCCAATGGAACCCTATTTGTGGCTGATGCATATAAGGGACTATTTGAAGTAAATCCTTGGAAAC GTGAAGTGAAACTGCTCATCTCCTCTGAGATACCCATTGAGGGGAGGAAAATGTCCTTTGTGAATGATCTTACAATCACTCAGGATGGGAAGaagatttattttacagattcTAGCAGCAAATGGCAGAGACGAGATTATCTGCTTCTGGTTATGGAGGGAACGGATGATGGGCG TCTGCTAGAGTATGACATGGAGACCAAGGAAGTGAAGGTTTTACTGGACCAGTTGCGGTTCCCTAACGGAGTGCAGCTTTCTCCTGAGGAGGACTTTGTCCTGGTGGCTGAGACGACAATGGCGAGGATAAGAAG ATTCTACGTGTCAGGCCTGATGAAGGGAGGGGCTGATCTGTTCGTGGAGAACCTGCCTGGATTTCCAGACAACATCAGACCCAGCAGCTCTGGAGGGTACTGGGTCGGCATGGCAACCATTCGCTCCAACCCTGGGTTTTCTATGTTGGATTTCTTATCTGAGAGACCCTatattaaaagaatgatttttaag GGTTTGGGCAAGTACTTGCTCTAG